From Penaeus chinensis breed Huanghai No. 1 chromosome 18, ASM1920278v2, whole genome shotgun sequence, one genomic window encodes:
- the LOC125034818 gene encoding dopamine receptor 2-like isoform X2, with amino-acid sequence MIPSFAGNRSASYDTHVHSLFGLGETDFDQDGASVSLDDSPFILEGSATAAHAEERGGRDDDWRLGVLSAHAPLPTWRAGHAVSKQTATAETRVLGGGAVGGESIAGVEHGAGMLADSGESTLDISTEIIKDIFETNQENAVTPNNAVSFPESLWRLKPSDATSQLLIDNATDWKNETGWYWESADISPLSVNATISCMNMSLNDTDCAATGDGPLVVTPENLSLCLLLLFFAVSTIFGNGLVIVAVARERYLHTVTNYFIMSLAVADCLVGALVMPFSALYDSFDYWPFGPDFCDVWRSFDVLASTASILNLCVISLDRYWAITDPFSYPSRMSSRRACMLIALVWVCSALISFPAIAWWRAVSDPHPPGACPFTEDLSYLVFSSTISFYGPLFVMVFTYFRIYRAATEQTRSLKLGQKLVSAMGDGEMELTLRIHRGGGGGSGGGGGGGTSSNGNGVHRAHYPAGKSCSYTQENGGLGDPHALGSPLDDGESCPLGSMHEGASPDSSTKVVARNLKNFSISRKLCKFAKEKKAAKTLGIVMGVFIVCWLPFFVTNLLSGLCGERCIREPALVDGVVTWLGWINSAMNPVIYACWAKDFRRAFTRILCSCCPRRCRKRYQTRWKGGIAQFDPYEDF; translated from the coding sequence ATGATCCCGAGCTTTGCCGGCAACCGCTCCGCCAGCTATGACACCCACGTGCACAGCCTCTTTGGCCTCGGCGAGACGGACTTCGATCAGGACGGCGCGAGTGTCAGTCTCGATGACAGCCCCTTCATCCTCGAGGGCTCGGCTACCGCGGCCCACGCAGAGGAGCGGGGGGGCAGGGACGACGACTGGAGGCTGGGAGTGCTATCTGCCCACGCACCTCTACCTACCTGGCGAGCCGGACACGCTGTCAGTAAGCAAACAGCGACAGCCGAGACAAGAGTATTGGGTGGAGGGGCGGTTGGGGGGGAGAGCATCGCGGGCGTTGAGCACGGGGCCGGCATGCTAGCGGACAGCGGTGAGTCCACGCTAGATATCAGCACCGAAATTATTAAAGACATATTTGAGACCAATCAAGAGAACGCCGTGACCCCCAACAACGCCGTCAGCTTCCCCGAGTCACTCTGGAGACTAAAACCTTCGGATGCGACCAGCCAGCTGTTGATTGATAATGCAACTGATTGGAAAAACGAAACGGGCTGGTACTGGGAGTCCGCGGACATCTCTCCTTTGTCCGTAAATGCCACGATATCATGCATGAATATGTCTCTAAATGACACGGACTGTGCGGCGACAGGCGACGGACCGCTGGTCGTGACGCCCGAGAACTTGTCGCTGtgtctgctcctcctcttcttcgcggTGTCAACCATCTTCGGCAACGGGCTGGTGATCGTGGCCGTCGCGCGGGAGCGGTATCTCCACACAGTCACAAACTACTTCATAATGTCTCTGGCAGTAGCAGACTGCCTCGTTGGGGCCCTCGTCATGCCCTTCAGTGCCCTCTACGACTCTTTTGACTACTGGCCTTTTGGTCCAGATTTCTGCGATGTCTGGAGAAGCTTCGACGTACTTGCCTCCACTGCATCAATACTTAACCTCTGCGTCATATCTCTAGACAGGTACTGGGCTATCACTGACCCTTTCAGTTACCCGAGCCGCATGTCCTCCCGGCGGGCGTGCATGCTGATAGCGCTCGTGTGGGTCTGCTCGGCCCTCATCTCTTTCCCCGCCATAGCATGGTGGCGCGCCGTATCCGACCCACATCCGCCTGGCGCCTGTCCCTTCACCGAGGACCTGTCGTACCTCGTCTTCTCTTCCACCATAAGTTTCTACGGCCCGCTCTTCGTCATGGTCTTCACGTATTTCCGGATCTATCGAGCGGCCACAGAGCAGACGCGATCCCTCAAACTGGGCCAGAAGCTGGTGTCCGCCATGGGCGACGGCGAAATGGAGCTGACGCTGCGGATCCaccgcggaggaggaggcggcagtggcggcggtggcggcggtggcaCCAGCAGCAACGGCAACGGTGTGCATAGAGCCCACTATCCGGCAGGAAAATCCTGCAGTTATACGCAGGAGAACGGTGGGCTTGGGGACCCCCACGCGCTTGGGTCGCCCCTGGACGACGGGGAGTCGTGCCCCCTCGGGAGCATGCACGAGGGGGCGTCGCCGGATAGCTCTACCAAAGTGGTCGCTCGAAATCTGAAAAACTTTTCGATATCACGTAAACTGTGTAAATTTgccaaagaaaagaaagcagcCAAGACTCTGGGTATCGTAATGGGAGTGTTTATCGTCTGTTGGCTGCCCTTCTTCGTCACGAATCTCCTGTCGGGATTGTGCGGCGAAAGGTGCATCCGCGAGCCCGCCCTGGTGGACGGCGTCGTCACCTGGCTCGGCTGGATCAACTCCGCGATGAACCCCGTCATCTACGCCTGCTGGGCCAAAGACTTCCGCAG